The Rhopalosiphum maidis isolate BTI-1 chromosome 1, ASM367621v3, whole genome shotgun sequence genome has a segment encoding these proteins:
- the LOC113549390 gene encoding CDGSH iron-sulfur domain-containing protein 2 homolog A yields the protein MEFSSNLVKVHLANYLANLPLPNSFFGIFKLGGKDIVRLIPFYATIGGICYLSYRVVKPRHPVNPSIKKESPKVVDGFDIEELGESTAFCRCWRSSKFPLCDGAHNKYNVEQKDNVGPLIIKKK from the exons atggaATTCAGTAGCAACTTAGTGAAAGTTCATTTAGCTAATTATCTAGCCAATTTACCATTgccaaattcattttttggtattttcaaATTAGGTG gtaaagATATAGTGAGATTAATTCCGTTTTATGCTACGATTGGTGGGATATGTTACCTTTCATACAGAGTTGTCAAACCAAGacac cctgTTAACCcatcaattaaaaaagaatcTCCAAAAGTGGTTGATGGTTTTGACATTGAAGAGTTAGGTGAAAGTACAGCATTCTGTCGTTGTTGGAGAAGTTCTAAATTTCCTTTATGTGATGGTGCTCATAATAAGTACAATGTTGAACAAAAGGACAATGTTGGACCATtgataattaagaaaaaataa
- the LOC113549389 gene encoding uncharacterized protein LOC113549389 has product MLYDPPKTTLYVCTVLLHTAGIIICTTVQPDINPTPPLEFPSDGLHVRIIQAPEPYNLTKPPMFYFGNETITDGPINKLQEAIESKLNDGILKPSSLPINVIAKISENYTENYIENKYYNNHIDSWTSIALTLIVLIVLAVMVLACSALCLKRVQNLKISKRQLLIEDCDDSVMKDLIHIQRV; this is encoded by the exons ATGTTGTACGATCCGCCAAAGACGACCTTGTACGTTTGCACCGTACTCCTGCACACTGCCG gtataattatttgtacaacGGTTCAACCAGATATTAACCCTACACCTCCACTAGAATTTCCATCAGATGGATTACATGTAAGGATCATACAAGCACCTGAACcctataatttaactaagccaccaatgttttattttggaaATGAAACAATAACGGATGGACCAATCAACAAACTTCAAGAAGCAATTGAAAGCAAACTTAATGATGGAATATTAAAACCGTCTTCACTACCTATCAATGTCATTGCTAAgatatcagaaaattatactgaaaattatattgaaaataaatattacaataatcacATTGATAGCTGGACATCAATAGCATTAACATTAATTGTTCTTATAGTTCTAGCAGTCATGGTTCTGGCATGTTCTGCACTATGTTTGAAAAGGGTACAAAA ctTGAAGATATCAAAACGACAACTGCTGATAGAAGATTGTGACGATTCTGTAATGAAAGATTTAATACACATTCAGCGTGTATAA